A window of the Bacteroides thetaiotaomicron VPI-5482 genome harbors these coding sequences:
- a CDS encoding SusC/RagA family TonB-linked outer membrane protein, producing the protein MEQSIKSKGFEHRLLLIMWGLLLSLSAFAQQITVKGHVVDATGEPVIGASVIEGKSTNGTITDIDGNFSLNVSANSALTISFVGYKTQTVSVNGKTALKVTLQEDTEVLDEVVVVGYGTMKKSDLTGAVSSVGVKDIKDSPVANIGQAMQGKVSGVQIIDAGKPGDNVTIKIRGLGTINNSNPLVVIDGIPTDLGLSSLNMADVERVDVLKDASATAIYGSRGANGVVMITSKRGAEGAGKVTVNANWAIQNATKVPDMLNAAQYAALSNDMLSNNDDNTNPYWADPSSLGKGTNWLDEMLRTGVKQSYSVSYSGGTEKAHYYVSGGFLDQSGIVKSVNYRRFNFQANSDAQVNKWLKFTTNLTFSTDVKEGGTYSIGDAMKALPTQPVKNDDGSWSGPGQEAQWYGSIRNPIGTLHMMTNETKGYNFLANITGEITFTKWLKLKSTFGYDAKFWFADNFTPAYDWKPNPVEESSRYKSDNKSFTYLWDNYFVFDHTFAKKHRVGVMAGSSAQWNNYDYLNAQKNIFMFDNIHEMDNGEKMYSLGGSQSDWALLSLMARLNYSYEDKYLLTATVRRDGSSRFGKNNRWGTFPSVSLAWRVSQEDWFPKDNFLMNDLKLRVGYGVTGNQEIGNYGFVASYNTGVYPFGNNNSTALVSTTLSNPNIHWEEVRQANFGVDMSLFDSRVSLSLDAYIKNTNDMLVKASIPITSGFEDTTETFTNAGKMRNKGVEMTLRTINLKGIFSWESALTATYNKNEILDLNSETPMFINQIGNSYVTMLKAGYPINVFYGYVTDGLFQNWGEVNRHATQPGAAPGDIRFRDLNNDGVINDEDRTILGNPNPNWFFSLSNNLSYKGWELSVFLQGVAGNKIYNANNVDNEGMAAAYNQTTAVLNRWTGEGTSYSMPRAIWGDPNQNCRVSDRFVENGSYLRLKNITLSYTLPKKWLQKIQLENARISFSCENVATITRYSGFDPEVDVNGIDSSRYPISRTFSMGLNFNF; encoded by the coding sequence ATGGAACAGAGTATAAAGTCGAAAGGCTTTGAACATCGCCTCCTATTAATAATGTGGGGCTTGTTACTATCTCTTAGTGCATTCGCACAGCAGATTACAGTAAAAGGACATGTAGTGGACGCCACGGGCGAACCGGTGATCGGAGCCAGTGTGATAGAAGGCAAGTCCACGAACGGCACGATTACCGATATCGACGGTAACTTCTCATTAAATGTTTCTGCTAACAGCGCATTGACCATTTCTTTTGTCGGCTATAAGACGCAGACTGTTTCGGTGAACGGAAAAACCGCACTGAAAGTAACCTTGCAGGAAGATACCGAAGTATTGGACGAAGTCGTTGTAGTAGGTTACGGAACGATGAAAAAGAGCGACCTGACCGGCGCCGTATCTTCCGTAGGAGTCAAAGATATCAAAGACTCTCCGGTAGCCAATATCGGTCAGGCAATGCAGGGAAAAGTATCCGGCGTGCAAATTATCGATGCCGGCAAACCGGGGGACAATGTAACCATTAAAATCCGTGGTCTGGGCACGATCAACAACAGCAACCCGCTGGTGGTGATCGACGGAATCCCTACCGACTTAGGTCTGTCTTCTCTGAATATGGCCGATGTGGAACGGGTAGACGTGCTGAAAGATGCTTCGGCAACTGCCATCTACGGTTCGCGCGGTGCCAACGGTGTAGTGATGATTACCAGCAAACGCGGTGCCGAAGGCGCCGGAAAGGTAACGGTCAATGCGAACTGGGCGATACAGAATGCAACCAAAGTGCCTGATATGCTGAATGCCGCCCAATATGCAGCATTGAGCAATGATATGCTCTCAAACAATGACGATAACACCAACCCTTACTGGGCAGACCCTTCTTCATTGGGAAAAGGAACCAACTGGCTCGACGAGATGCTGCGCACGGGAGTGAAGCAGAGTTATTCGGTCAGCTATTCCGGCGGCACGGAAAAGGCGCATTATTATGTATCCGGCGGTTTTCTCGATCAGTCCGGTATTGTGAAGAGTGTCAATTATCGCCGTTTCAATTTTCAGGCGAACAGTGACGCCCAAGTCAACAAATGGCTGAAATTCACCACCAACCTGACATTCAGCACAGACGTAAAAGAAGGAGGAACATATAGTATCGGTGATGCGATGAAAGCCCTTCCCACCCAACCGGTGAAGAATGACGACGGCAGTTGGAGCGGTCCCGGACAGGAGGCGCAATGGTACGGAAGTATCCGCAATCCGATCGGTACGCTTCACATGATGACTAACGAGACGAAAGGATATAACTTTCTCGCGAACATCACCGGAGAGATCACCTTCACTAAATGGCTGAAACTGAAAAGTACCTTCGGCTATGACGCCAAGTTCTGGTTTGCCGACAACTTCACGCCGGCATACGACTGGAAACCGAATCCGGTAGAAGAATCTTCCCGCTACAAAAGCGACAACAAATCATTCACCTACCTGTGGGACAACTACTTCGTATTCGATCATACTTTTGCAAAGAAACACCGTGTAGGTGTGATGGCAGGTTCTTCCGCACAGTGGAATAACTACGATTATCTGAACGCACAGAAAAACATCTTCATGTTCGACAATATCCATGAGATGGACAACGGAGAAAAGATGTACAGCCTTGGCGGCAGCCAGAGCGACTGGGCACTGCTCTCACTGATGGCACGTCTCAACTACTCATACGAAGACAAATACCTCCTGACGGCTACCGTACGTCGTGACGGCTCTTCCCGCTTTGGTAAGAACAACCGATGGGGAACATTCCCTTCCGTATCTCTGGCTTGGCGTGTTTCTCAGGAAGACTGGTTCCCGAAAGATAACTTCCTGATGAACGATCTCAAACTGCGTGTCGGATACGGTGTGACCGGTAATCAGGAAATCGGTAACTATGGATTTGTCGCATCCTACAACACGGGTGTCTATCCTTTCGGAAACAATAACTCCACTGCTTTGGTATCTACCACTCTCTCCAATCCGAACATCCATTGGGAAGAAGTGCGCCAGGCCAACTTCGGTGTGGACATGAGCCTGTTCGATTCGCGTGTCAGCCTCTCACTGGATGCTTATATCAAGAATACGAACGATATGCTGGTGAAGGCTTCCATCCCCATCACTTCGGGCTTTGAAGATACTACCGAGACTTTCACCAATGCCGGCAAGATGCGCAACAAAGGAGTGGAAATGACATTGCGTACCATCAACCTGAAAGGCATCTTCTCCTGGGAATCCGCTTTAACGGCTACCTATAATAAGAATGAGATTCTGGATCTGAACAGCGAAACTCCGATGTTTATCAACCAGATAGGCAATTCATACGTGACCATGCTGAAAGCCGGTTACCCGATCAACGTTTTCTATGGATACGTTACCGACGGGCTTTTCCAGAACTGGGGAGAAGTCAACCGCCACGCCACCCAGCCGGGCGCAGCTCCGGGGGACATCCGCTTCAGAGACTTGAACAACGACGGAGTGATTAACGACGAAGACCGTACGATTCTTGGCAATCCGAATCCGAACTGGTTCTTCTCACTCTCCAACAACCTATCTTACAAAGGATGGGAACTCTCCGTTTTCCTGCAAGGAGTGGCAGGCAACAAGATTTATAATGCCAACAATGTGGACAACGAAGGAATGGCTGCCGCCTACAACCAGACCACAGCCGTACTGAACCGCTGGACAGGAGAAGGCACAAGCTACTCCATGCCGCGTGCCATCTGGGGCGACCCGAACCAGAACTGCCGCGTATCCGACCGATTTGTGGAAAACGGCTCGTATCTCCGTCTGAAAAATATCACCCTTTCGTATACACTGCCTAAAAAGTGGTTGCAAAAGATTCAACTGGAAAACGCCCGTATCTCCTTCTCTTGCGAGAATGTGGCGACTATCACCAGATATTCGGGCTTCGACCCCGAGGTGGATGTCAACGGTATAGACAGCAGCCGTTACCCTATCTCGCGTACATTCAGTATGGGCTTGAACTTTAACTTTTAA
- a CDS encoding DUF6377 domain-containing protein, translated as MRKIILIFVTIVLPCLLCARNDDKSTDMLLREIDGIIRNRQTYGAEKEARISDLKKLLSEATSDEQRYGFCGRLFDEYRAYNLDSSYVYAQRKQELASHLNKQDYLDDAAMNMAEVMGTTGMYKEALEQLGQIDKKTLSDYLYPYYYHLYRTIYGLMGDYAVTEKEKKEYYRMTDLYRDSLLQTNASDSLGHVLVMADKCTVHAQYDQAITMLTDFYRKPSLDDHSKAMITYTLSEAYRLKGDKKGQKHFLALSAIADLKSAVKEYVSLRKLASLVYEDGDIDRAYNYLKCSLEDATLCNARLRTLEISQVFPIIDQAYQLKTKRQQQEMKISLICISLLSVFLLVAIFFVYKQMKKVAAARREVIDTNTLLQELNGELHDSNSQLKEMNHTLSEANYIKEEYIGRYMDQCSTYLDKMDLYRRSLNKIAAAGRVEELYKAIKSSQFLEEELKDFYANFDMTFLQLFPNFVEEFNALLVEPMQPKQGELLNTELRIFALIRLGITDSTKIAQFLRYSVTTIYNYRTRVRNKALGERDEFEAKVMKIGKVEE; from the coding sequence ATGAGAAAGATTATTTTGATTTTCGTGACAATTGTTCTTCCCTGTTTGCTTTGCGCAAGAAATGATGATAAGAGTACAGATATGCTGCTTCGTGAGATTGACGGAATTATCAGGAACCGTCAGACTTACGGTGCAGAAAAAGAAGCACGTATCTCCGATTTGAAGAAGTTGCTGTCCGAGGCTACCTCCGATGAGCAGCGTTATGGATTTTGCGGCAGGCTTTTCGACGAATATCGGGCTTATAATCTGGACTCTTCGTATGTATATGCACAGCGGAAGCAGGAACTGGCTTCTCATTTGAACAAACAGGATTATCTGGATGATGCCGCCATGAATATGGCAGAGGTGATGGGAACCACCGGAATGTACAAGGAAGCTTTGGAGCAGTTGGGACAGATAGACAAGAAAACCCTGTCTGATTATCTCTATCCCTATTATTACCACTTGTATCGTACTATTTACGGGTTGATGGGAGATTATGCCGTTACTGAGAAAGAGAAGAAAGAGTATTACCGGATGACGGACCTGTATCGGGATTCCCTTTTACAGACTAATGCCTCCGACTCATTGGGTCATGTGCTGGTGATGGCCGACAAATGCACCGTACACGCCCAATATGATCAGGCAATAACCATGCTGACCGACTTCTACCGGAAACCCTCTCTGGACGATCATTCCAAGGCGATGATTACTTATACCTTGTCAGAAGCCTATCGCCTCAAAGGAGACAAGAAAGGGCAGAAACACTTTCTGGCTCTCTCGGCCATCGCCGATTTAAAATCGGCAGTCAAGGAATACGTCTCCCTGCGGAAACTCGCCTCTCTTGTATATGAAGACGGAGACATTGACCGTGCATACAACTATCTGAAATGCTCGCTCGAAGATGCTACGCTCTGCAACGCCCGCCTTCGTACACTGGAAATCTCGCAAGTCTTCCCCATCATCGATCAGGCTTACCAGCTGAAAACCAAGCGGCAGCAACAGGAAATGAAGATATCTCTGATTTGTATCAGTCTGCTTTCCGTCTTTTTGCTGGTGGCTATATTCTTCGTTTACAAGCAGATGAAGAAAGTGGCTGCCGCCCGTCGGGAAGTGATTGACACGAATACGCTTCTGCAAGAGCTGAATGGTGAACTTCATGACTCCAATTCGCAACTGAAAGAGATGAACCATACCCTTTCGGAAGCTAACTATATTAAAGAGGAATACATCGGCCGCTACATGGACCAGTGTTCCACCTATCTGGATAAGATGGACTTATACCGTCGTTCTCTGAATAAGATTGCGGCTGCCGGCAGGGTAGAAGAGTTGTATAAAGCTATTAAATCCTCCCAATTCCTCGAAGAAGAGCTGAAAGACTTCTACGCAAACTTTGATATGACCTTCCTGCAACTCTTCCCTAACTTTGTGGAAGAGTTTAATGCGTTACTTGTCGAACCGATGCAGCCCAAGCAGGGCGAACTGCTGAATACCGAACTTCGTATCTTTGCCCTGATTCGTCTGGGGATTACGGATAGTACCAAGATCGCCCAGTTCCTCCGCTACTCTGTGACCACTATTTATAATTACCGGACACGTGTCCGCAACAAGGCACTCGGCGAACGGGATGAGTTTGAGGCTAAAGTAATGAAAATAGGGAAGGTGGAAGAGTAA
- a CDS encoding glycoside hydrolase family 2 protein: MNKKLLIAVFVSAMAHTFACAASPKENRMKTVWADKVTSENVWQSYPRPQLQRSQWMNLNGLWQYAVTTQDTPKKEVKFEGQILVPFAIESSLSGVQRSFLPTEKLWYQRNFTLDDAWKGKTVILHFGAVDYECQVWVNNKLAGIHKGGNNPFSFDVTKLLRKGGSQLVEVAVIDPTDTESISRGKQQLEPKGIWYSPVSGIWQTVWLEAVNSTHILQVLPTADIHKKTVSLDISVAKAKGGEKVKVELLDEGKVVGTTEQKLASKIEMEVPEAVLWSPSSPKLYHLNIELLSQGQVIDQVKSYFAMREVSIRKDECGYQRICLNGDPIFQYGTLDQGWWPDGLLTPPSEEAMLWDMVQLKNMGFNTIRKHIKVEPEQYYYYADSLGLMMWQDMVSGFSTERKDEEHIKPNAQTDWNAPASHTNQWQQEMFEMIDRLRFYSCITTWVIFNEGWGQHNTVEIVEKVMEYDKSRIIDGVTGWTDRGVGHMYDVHNYPSASMILPACNGNRISVLGEFGGYGWAIKEHLWNPGMRNWGYKNIDGAMALMDNYGRLVYDLETLIAQGLSAAIYTQTTDVEGEVNGLITYDRKVIKIPEGLLHIMHDRLYHVNPAKVITLVPDAQNGSAVSRAVSLNGQESKMTSLPFDCPPRSEIVSETSFDVNDEFSHLSLWVRATGDVKVWLNGVEVFSQEVKQTRQYNQYNISNYCRYLRKGKNELKIEVRETKKMSFDFGLRAY, from the coding sequence ATGAACAAGAAACTACTAATTGCAGTATTTGTAAGTGCTATGGCACATACGTTCGCTTGCGCAGCAAGCCCGAAAGAAAATAGAATGAAAACAGTTTGGGCTGATAAAGTTACGTCGGAAAATGTATGGCAGAGTTATCCGCGTCCTCAGTTACAACGTTCGCAATGGATGAATCTGAACGGGTTATGGCAGTATGCGGTTACTACTCAGGATACACCTAAAAAAGAAGTGAAGTTCGAGGGACAGATTCTCGTTCCGTTTGCTATCGAATCTTCCCTTTCGGGGGTGCAGCGTTCTTTTCTGCCTACCGAGAAATTGTGGTATCAGCGTAACTTTACCCTTGATGACGCATGGAAAGGAAAAACAGTGATTTTGCATTTCGGAGCTGTAGATTATGAATGTCAGGTATGGGTAAACAACAAATTGGCGGGCATTCATAAAGGGGGGAATAATCCTTTCTCTTTCGATGTAACCAAATTGCTGAGAAAAGGTGGTTCGCAACTTGTTGAGGTTGCTGTTATCGACCCTACGGATACGGAGTCAATTTCCCGTGGCAAGCAACAGTTGGAGCCGAAAGGTATCTGGTATTCTCCGGTATCCGGTATTTGGCAGACTGTGTGGTTGGAGGCTGTAAATTCAACCCATATTCTTCAGGTTCTTCCTACAGCTGATATTCATAAAAAGACGGTTAGTCTGGACATCAGTGTAGCTAAAGCCAAAGGAGGAGAAAAAGTAAAAGTGGAATTACTGGACGAAGGTAAGGTAGTGGGTACGACAGAGCAAAAATTAGCCTCAAAGATAGAAATGGAAGTTCCGGAGGCTGTTCTTTGGAGTCCGTCTTCTCCGAAACTTTACCATCTGAATATTGAGTTGTTAAGTCAAGGACAAGTAATAGATCAGGTAAAAAGCTATTTTGCGATGCGTGAGGTCAGTATCCGCAAAGATGAATGTGGTTACCAGCGTATTTGTCTGAATGGTGATCCAATATTCCAGTATGGAACACTGGATCAAGGCTGGTGGCCGGATGGTTTGCTGACACCTCCTTCCGAAGAAGCAATGCTTTGGGATATGGTTCAGCTCAAAAATATGGGATTTAATACCATACGCAAACACATTAAAGTAGAACCGGAGCAATATTATTATTATGCCGATTCGTTGGGTTTGATGATGTGGCAGGATATGGTATCCGGCTTCTCTACCGAAAGAAAAGACGAAGAACATATTAAGCCCAATGCGCAAACGGACTGGAATGCACCCGCATCACATACTAACCAATGGCAACAGGAGATGTTCGAGATGATTGACCGTCTGCGTTTTTATTCCTGTATCACAACGTGGGTAATCTTCAATGAAGGATGGGGACAGCATAATACGGTAGAAATAGTGGAAAAGGTAATGGAATACGATAAAAGCCGTATCATTGACGGAGTAACCGGCTGGACAGACAGAGGAGTAGGCCATATGTATGATGTACACAATTATCCGTCTGCTTCCATGATTTTGCCCGCTTGTAATGGCAATCGGATTTCTGTCTTAGGAGAATTCGGAGGGTATGGATGGGCCATCAAAGAACATCTGTGGAATCCCGGTATGCGGAACTGGGGATATAAAAATATTGATGGAGCAATGGCGCTGATGGATAACTATGGTCGTCTGGTCTATGATTTGGAGACATTGATAGCACAGGGGCTGAGTGCGGCGATTTATACACAAACCACTGATGTCGAAGGTGAAGTAAATGGTCTGATTACTTATGACCGGAAAGTTATTAAAATTCCGGAAGGCTTGTTGCATATCATGCACGATCGTTTATATCATGTCAATCCGGCGAAAGTCATTACTTTGGTGCCCGACGCTCAGAATGGGAGTGCGGTCAGCCGTGCAGTCAGCCTTAACGGGCAGGAGTCGAAAATGACCTCTTTGCCTTTCGATTGCCCTCCCCGTTCGGAAATTGTGTCGGAAACTTCATTTGATGTCAATGATGAATTCAGCCATTTGTCTTTGTGGGTGCGTGCTACCGGAGATGTGAAGGTATGGTTGAATGGAGTGGAGGTCTTTTCGCAGGAGGTGAAACAAACCAGGCAATATAATCAGTACAATATCAGTAATTATTGCCGATATTTGCGAAAAGGAAAGAATGAGTTGAAAATCGAAGTACGGGAAACTAAAAAGATGAGCTTTGATTTCGGTTTGAGGGCTTACTGA